In a single window of the Pseudochaenichthys georgianus chromosome 16, fPseGeo1.2, whole genome shotgun sequence genome:
- the LOC139435384 gene encoding zinc finger protein 583-like: METEADGDDCQGPEPARSSDPESSLQPKTEDHSEDSSEPDTGDSSEPDTEDSADWKETRESALGSLKNRHKSVSDPQHSAEKKPFSRSVCKKAFSKNIHLKSHMRIHTGEKRFSCSVCKKAFSHSGHLKTHMRAHTGEKPFTCTVCKRAFSRSPNLKSHMRVHTGEKPFSCTVCKKALSHSGHLKTHMKIHTGETPQSCSVCKKAFSHNGNLKQHMRIHTGEKPHSCSVCKKAFSHSGSLKEHMIIHTGEKSFTCSVCKKAFSQIGSLKRHMIIHTGEKPFGCSVCKKVFSQSGSLKIHMRIHTGEEQ, encoded by the coding sequence atggaaacagaagctgatggagatgactgtcaaggaccagaaccagccaggagctcagatccagagagcagtttacaaccaaagaccGAGGACCACTctgaagactcttctgaacctgacactggagactcttctgaacctgacactgaagacagtgctgattggaaggagaccagagaatCTGCGTTAGGctcactgaaaaatagacataaatctgtcagtgatccacaacatagtgctgaaaagaaaccattcagccgctcagtctgtaagaaagctttttcaaagaatatacatttaaagtcacacatgagaatccacacaggagagaaacgattcagctgctcagtctgtaagaaagctttttcacatagtggacatttaaagacacacatgagagcccacacaggagagaaaccattcacatgtacagtctgtaagagagctttttcacggagtccaaatttaaagtcacacatgagagtccacacaggagagaaaccattcagctgtacagtctgtaagaaagctctTTCACATagtggacatttaaagacacacatgaaaatccacacaggagagacacCACAAagttgctcagtctgtaagaaagctttttcacacaaTGGAAATTTAAAgcaacacatgagaatccacacaggagagaaaccacacagctgctcagtctgtaagaaagctttttcacatagtggaagtttaaaggaacacatgataATCCACACCGGAGAGAAATCATTcacctgctcagtctgtaagaaagctttttcacagattggaagtttaaagagacacatgataatccacacaggagagaaaccattcggctgctcagtctgtaagaaagttttttcacagagtggaagtttaaagatacatatgagaatccacacaggagaggaacaATAG